From a region of the candidate division KSB1 bacterium genome:
- the typA gene encoding translational GTPase TypA: MRKEKFRNIVIIAHVDHGKTTLLDGLLKQSGTFRENQEVVTRVMDSMDLERERGITINAKNTAVWYKGVKINIVDTPGHADFGGEVERSLNLVDGALLLVDASEGPLPQTRFVVKKTLAKNLPIILVINKIDRSDARIEAVVNEVYDLFIDLDATEEQIEFPILYTNAKAAVAHKKIGDGCTDLDALFEMILEKIAGPVASDDHVPQFLVTNLEYDPYVGQLAVGRLSNGVLEMNKFYSLCGEGKITKGIKFSACYEFMGLQKTQVQKLESGDIIAVSGVDNVKIGDTISSEDDPQPLPRIVVDEPTVSMIFYVNNSPFAGKEGKFLTSRHINERLQKEILSNVSLRVNPTGRTDSFEVCGRGELQMAVLIETMRREGYEFMVSKPQVITKEENGKVMEPMERVFLDIPEDKVGIVTEKLAKRKGKMHTMQNHGHGRVNMEFIIPSRGLIGFRSQFLTDTKGAGVLNTLFESYAEWFGPIPQRASGALIADRAGRVTTFACLGMVDRGELSIEVGTIVYAGMVIGERNRSDDLLINITREKRLTNMRSSTSEATVTLRPPHILSLDQSIEFIAENELVEVTPKNIRMRKMELDANKRASARKKEKLGRESA; this comes from the coding sequence ATGAGAAAAGAAAAGTTTAGAAATATCGTCATTATCGCTCATGTGGATCATGGCAAAACCACCCTGTTAGATGGCTTGTTGAAACAGAGCGGCACTTTCCGGGAAAACCAGGAGGTTGTTACCCGTGTTATGGATTCCATGGATCTTGAGCGCGAACGCGGAATTACCATCAATGCAAAAAACACAGCCGTGTGGTATAAGGGTGTGAAGATCAACATCGTAGACACACCAGGCCATGCGGATTTCGGCGGCGAAGTGGAGCGCAGTCTGAATCTCGTAGATGGCGCGCTTTTGCTTGTGGATGCAAGCGAAGGGCCGTTGCCGCAAACCCGTTTTGTAGTGAAAAAGACATTGGCGAAAAATCTGCCCATTATACTTGTGATCAACAAAATTGATCGCAGTGACGCCCGCATTGAAGCTGTCGTGAATGAAGTTTATGATTTGTTTATCGATTTGGATGCAACGGAGGAACAGATCGAATTCCCGATTTTGTACACCAATGCAAAAGCTGCCGTGGCCCATAAAAAAATCGGAGATGGCTGTACGGATCTTGACGCTTTATTCGAAATGATCCTGGAAAAAATTGCAGGACCGGTTGCAAGTGATGATCATGTCCCGCAATTCCTGGTTACAAACCTGGAATACGATCCATATGTCGGACAACTGGCGGTTGGGCGGCTAAGTAATGGCGTGCTCGAAATGAACAAATTCTACAGTCTATGTGGCGAAGGGAAAATCACAAAAGGTATCAAATTCTCGGCGTGTTACGAATTTATGGGATTACAAAAAACTCAGGTGCAGAAACTGGAATCTGGTGATATCATCGCCGTGTCAGGCGTTGACAACGTTAAGATCGGTGACACTATTTCCTCCGAGGATGATCCGCAACCACTGCCGCGCATTGTAGTAGATGAACCGACAGTATCCATGATCTTTTATGTGAACAACAGCCCGTTTGCCGGCAAGGAGGGTAAATTCCTGACCTCGCGGCATATCAACGAAAGATTGCAAAAAGAGATCCTCAGCAATGTCTCATTGCGGGTTAATCCAACCGGGCGGACAGATTCTTTCGAGGTCTGCGGACGCGGTGAGCTGCAGATGGCAGTGCTCATAGAAACCATGCGTCGTGAGGGTTATGAGTTTATGGTTTCGAAGCCGCAAGTCATCACCAAGGAGGAAAATGGTAAAGTAATGGAACCGATGGAACGGGTATTTCTTGACATTCCGGAAGATAAAGTAGGAATCGTCACAGAAAAGCTTGCTAAACGCAAGGGCAAGATGCACACGATGCAAAACCATGGGCATGGCCGGGTTAATATGGAGTTTATCATCCCTTCCCGGGGATTGATCGGGTTTCGCAGCCAGTTCCTGACCGATACAAAAGGCGCCGGTGTTTTGAACACACTTTTCGAGAGCTATGCCGAATGGTTTGGTCCGATCCCGCAACGAGCCAGTGGTGCGTTAATAGCCGACCGTGCCGGTAGAGTTACCACCTTTGCCTGTCTCGGCATGGTAGATCGTGGCGAGCTTTCTATCGAGGTTGGCACCATAGTTTATGCCGGCATGGTCATTGGCGAACGTAACCGCAGCGATGACCTGTTAATCAATATCACTCGTGAAAAAAGGCTTACAAACATGCGCAGTTCCACATCCGAAGCGACCGTAACCTTACGCCCGCCGCATATTCTTTCCCTGGACCAATCGATAGAATTCATTGCTGAAAATGAGCTTGTGGAAGTGACACCCAAAAACATTCGCATGCGCAAAATGGAACTGGATGCCAACAAACGGGCGTCGGCCAGGAAGAAGGAAAAGTTGGGTAGGGAAAGTGCTTAA
- a CDS encoding Gfo/Idh/MocA family oxidoreductase, which translates to MKRRHFLKDIAGKAMGALALPYYIPSSVLGRDGAVTPSNRITIGCIGVGGQGTGNLKNFLSNPAAHVLAVCDVDRSHRDRARDLVKEAYDSNECATYNDYRELIARHDLDAVMIAVPDHWHGIIAVETVRAGKDIYAEKPLAYSISEGRAIVDAVDRYGVVWQTGSWQRSERHFRFACELVRNGRIGEVHTVRVGLPQGNSIRDNGTQPAPVPEGFDYDMWLGPAPWAPYNPSRCHWNFRWISDYSGGQLTDWAGHHCDIANWGMGTELTSPIEIEGKAIYPPAEDGLFDTPESYYFECKYAEGFTMIVADQKQQPKGMGVHFIGTEGWVHVSRGGLEAHPQSILSSVLSPDEVHLYESHDHVGNFLDCIRNRAKTITPVEVAHHSIMIGHLGVIAMKLGRKVRWKPDTERFINDRAAERLLSRPMRSPWHL; encoded by the coding sequence ATGAAACGACGTCATTTCTTAAAAGACATTGCGGGAAAAGCAATGGGTGCGCTTGCACTTCCATATTACATTCCTTCATCCGTGTTGGGTAGAGACGGTGCAGTAACGCCTAGCAACCGCATCACCATTGGCTGCATCGGTGTCGGCGGCCAGGGCACTGGCAATCTGAAGAACTTTCTCAGTAACCCGGCAGCACATGTCCTTGCGGTTTGCGATGTGGACAGGAGCCACCGCGACCGAGCCCGCGATCTTGTCAAAGAAGCCTATGACAGTAACGAGTGCGCAACCTACAACGATTATCGCGAGTTGATTGCTCGGCACGACCTCGACGCCGTCATGATTGCGGTTCCTGACCATTGGCACGGAATCATTGCTGTTGAAACGGTTCGGGCCGGGAAAGATATTTACGCAGAAAAGCCACTGGCTTACTCAATTTCAGAAGGACGAGCTATCGTCGATGCCGTAGACAGATATGGCGTTGTATGGCAGACAGGGAGTTGGCAGCGCTCAGAACGCCATTTCCGCTTTGCTTGTGAGTTGGTACGCAATGGACGCATCGGCGAGGTCCATACGGTCAGGGTTGGGCTTCCTCAAGGCAACAGTATTCGGGACAATGGTACACAGCCTGCCCCGGTGCCGGAGGGTTTTGACTATGACATGTGGCTCGGACCGGCGCCCTGGGCGCCTTATAATCCGAGTCGTTGCCACTGGAATTTTCGCTGGATCAGTGATTACTCGGGTGGACAACTCACCGACTGGGCCGGGCATCACTGCGATATCGCCAACTGGGGCATGGGCACAGAGCTCACCAGCCCAATCGAAATTGAGGGAAAAGCGATTTACCCGCCGGCCGAAGACGGCCTTTTTGATACACCTGAATCGTATTACTTTGAGTGCAAATATGCTGAAGGATTCACCATGATCGTTGCCGACCAAAAACAGCAACCCAAAGGAATGGGAGTACATTTCATCGGAACTGAAGGGTGGGTGCATGTTAGTCGAGGCGGACTTGAAGCGCATCCACAATCTATCCTAAGCTCGGTTCTCAGCCCGGACGAAGTACATCTTTATGAAAGTCACGACCATGTGGGTAATTTTCTCGATTGCATCCGCAACCGAGCAAAAACGATTACACCTGTCGAAGTTGCACACCACTCGATTATGATTGGACACCTGGGTGTGATCGCGATGAAACTGGGGCGAAAAGTGAGATGGAAGCCTGATACAGAGCGATTCATCAACGACCGTGCAGCCGAACGACTGCTCTCGAGGCCAATGAGAAGTCCGTGGCATTTGTGA
- a CDS encoding DUF1080 domain-containing protein: MKNLKLFRSFVTSVFFVVFGYAVTSHGQNKIAEFDTDHWEMKRAKIVEHMGRKSLMGVAYLKDVNFENGIVEVDFAVNGKRSYPGILFRVQSEDDFERFYIRPHRSGLYSDDLQYTPSFNGISGWQLYSGEGFTAAAVFPEDQWFRLKIEFAGKQARVYLNDGEQPILTITDLKHGISKGTLGLLGPQNGTAYFSNFSYRSDNNLHFEPAAKVETLPGIITNWQISQSFKSGKIDYERTPNAQGLKITWQKVTSEPSGLVDIARYVKRMDREPDLIIAKTTIYADKEESRKLQFGYSDDVSIFLNGKLLFAGKNGYQQRDPAYLGIVGFNDMIYLPLKKGNNKLLLMVAETFGGWGFMCREGNTVYNPGTK; this comes from the coding sequence ATGAAAAATCTAAAATTGTTCCGTTCATTTGTAACGAGTGTTTTTTTCGTTGTTTTTGGATATGCGGTAACGTCTCACGGACAAAATAAAATTGCCGAATTTGATACGGATCATTGGGAAATGAAAAGAGCCAAAATTGTAGAGCATATGGGCAGGAAAAGTTTAATGGGGGTTGCATATTTGAAAGATGTTAATTTTGAAAATGGCATTGTGGAAGTTGACTTTGCAGTAAATGGCAAGCGTTCTTATCCGGGTATTCTTTTCAGAGTGCAGTCAGAGGATGATTTCGAACGTTTTTATATTCGACCGCACAGATCCGGACTTTATAGCGACGATCTTCAATACACACCCAGTTTCAATGGCATTTCCGGCTGGCAGTTATATAGTGGCGAAGGATTTACCGCCGCAGCGGTTTTCCCGGAAGATCAATGGTTCCGGTTGAAAATAGAATTTGCCGGCAAGCAAGCTCGTGTTTATCTCAATGACGGCGAGCAGCCCATTTTGACGATAACCGACCTGAAACATGGGATCAGCAAGGGTACATTGGGTTTATTGGGTCCGCAAAACGGCACGGCTTATTTCTCGAATTTTAGCTACAGATCTGACAATAATCTCCATTTCGAGCCTGCTGCAAAAGTTGAGACACTTCCGGGGATCATTACCAATTGGCAGATATCACAATCATTTAAATCCGGTAAAATTGATTACGAACGTACACCGAATGCGCAAGGGCTTAAAATCACCTGGCAGAAAGTGACCAGCGAACCTTCCGGCCTTGTGGACATTGCGCGATATGTTAAAAGAATGGACCGGGAGCCTGATTTGATTATTGCCAAAACAACAATCTATGCTGATAAAGAAGAATCGAGAAAGCTCCAGTTTGGCTACAGCGATGATGTCAGTATTTTTCTGAACGGAAAATTGCTGTTTGCCGGAAAAAACGGCTATCAGCAACGGGATCCTGCCTATCTTGGCATTGTGGGTTTTAACGATATGATTTATTTGCCTCTAAAGAAAGGCAACAATAAACTGCTTCTAATGGTTGCGGAGACGTTTGGCGGATGGGGGTTTATGTGTCGGGAAGGAAATACGGTGTATAATCCAGGAACAAAATAG
- a CDS encoding class I SAM-dependent methyltransferase — protein MRDPESVIITENRVIFDLIYGWGKQRWFAVDEYLICCLKHALECNGAILECGSGLTTIMVGAIMQKSGNTIWSLEHSQAWGDRTKKYLNKYQINSVCLCIKPLKDYGEFSWYDPSFDSMPDKFDLVICDGPPRKTRGGRYGLLPIMRKKLKPNSIILLDDAAREQEQAISTRWKNEFKTSYEIQGSKKPFIRITV, from the coding sequence TTGAGAGATCCTGAGAGTGTTATAATTACGGAAAATAGGGTGATTTTCGATTTGATCTACGGCTGGGGCAAGCAGAGATGGTTTGCTGTAGATGAGTATTTGATCTGTTGTTTGAAACATGCATTGGAGTGTAATGGTGCTATTTTAGAATGTGGCTCGGGATTAACGACAATTATGGTGGGAGCCATTATGCAGAAGTCAGGAAACACAATTTGGTCACTTGAGCACAGCCAAGCATGGGGTGACAGGACAAAAAAATATCTCAATAAATATCAAATTAACTCAGTCTGTTTATGCATAAAACCCCTGAAAGATTATGGGGAGTTCTCATGGTATGATCCCTCTTTTGACTCGATGCCGGACAAATTTGACCTGGTTATTTGCGATGGTCCTCCGAGAAAGACAAGGGGAGGACGATATGGCCTGTTACCGATAATGAGGAAAAAGCTAAAACCAAATAGCATCATATTACTTGATGATGCCGCAAGGGAACAGGAACAAGCTATTTCTACTCGATGGAAAAACGAGTTCAAAACAAGTTATGAAATTCAAGGCTCAAAGAAACCGTTTATTCGAATTACCGTGTAG